ATGGTTCAACTACATCACCATCTTTTGGCTTATATGCACAAGCCAATACTTCACGTCCATTGACACGCACGGCACAACTACCGCAAATACTGCTTCTGCATCCTGAACGAAAACTTAGGGTTGGATCTTTGGTTGTTTTAATGTTTGTCAAGCTTTCTAGAAGTGTAACACCCTCTTCAATCTCCCACTTCTGTATGATTTCAGCAGGTTGTCTAGTAGAATGGTAACGCTTTATAGATATGGTAATCATTTCTCTTCCTCATCATCAAAATCTTCACAGCAGTTGCCGCCCATCTCATACTCTTCTTCCCACGGCTCAAGCTCTTTATTGACTGCTTCAATCAGTTTTTCAGTTTCATCTAACTTCTTTTCTGCCTTAGCCAACTCTTTTTCAAGTCTTTCAACTGTCAAATCATCCTTAGTCATTTCCATCCTCCGTCTCTTCTCACTTCATCCCCCGAAATTCATTGCAAAGCACTCCTTGCTCTTTCCAAGACAATGAGTGAACTCCGCCAAATTTCTCATTATCTTCATTTGGAAAATCTTCTCTTTGATGAGCCCCACGTGACTCATTGCGTCCAATTGCACCAACGAGAACCACTTCTGCAAGTTCAACCATATTGCCAAACTCTATAAACTCCAGTAAGTTGGTATTGTACTCTTTAGACTTATCGGCAATTCCCATAAATGGCAACTCTTTTTGCATCTGTCTAATTGCAGCTAGTACCCCTTTAAGCCCCATCTCATTGCGAATGATTCCTGCATTGCGGTAGAAGATTTTTCCCATAAAGTCTCGTTTTTCATAAAAATCGATCTGGTTGGTAAATTGTGGAATTGCTGCAACAAAATTGCGATCTTTTTCAAACTGTTCAGAAGACGCTACTTTTACTTCACTATTTTCACGTGCAAATTTTGCAGCATTCTCTCCTGCTTCACGTCCAAATACAATGGTTTCAAGTAGTGAGTTACCTCCCAATCGGTTAGCCCCGTGAACATAAGCATTGGCACACTCTCCTGCAGCAAATAGCCCTTCAACTTTGGTTTGATGATTATGATCGACATCTATTCCACCCATTGTATAGTGTGCTACCGGTTTGATTGGAATCAGATCAGTTACAGGATCTATTCCTTCATAAAGTTTGGCAAGTTTATGCTCTTGTGGCAGACTCTCTTCTATGAAAGCTTCTCCTAGATGGCGTATATCAATGAAGACCTCTTCACCACTTTCAATTTGCTCCCAAATTGCTTTTGCCACTACATCACGAGGCTTAAGCTCATCTACAAAACGCTCTCCTTTACTGTTTACCAAGTATCCACCTTCACCTCTAGCACTCTCACCAATTAAGATACCGCTATTTTTCAGTGCTGTTGGGTGAAACTGTATAAACTCCATATCGCTTAGCACACATCCGGCACGAATCGCTGCAGCGACTCCGTCACCTGTTATTGCTGTTGAGTTAGTTGTAAATCCACGATAAAGACCGCAGTATCCGCCACTGGCAATGATGACACTTTTAGCCCCAATTGCCTTGACTTCACCACTCTTCATCTCAATCGCTGTAACACCTAGTACACGGTTCTCCTCAACAATGAAGTTAAGAAGAAAATATTCGTTTAAAAAGGTAATATCGGCTTTAAGTGCAGCATCATACAAGGTATGAAGAATTTTTAGTCCTGTATAGTCTTGAGCATAACAGGCACGCTTGCCGCTAGCACCGCCAAGCTTTCTTTGTGCTACTTTGCCATCTTCCAATCGGCTAAAAGGTGTACCGATGGAATCTAACCAGTTAATAGCATCAGGAGCTTTTTCACATAACTTTCTTATCATCACTTCATCACCAAGTGTATGAGCCGATTTAAGGGTATCGGCAATGTGAGCTTCTACACTATCTTCTCCTACATTGCCCAGTGCGGCATTTATTCCACCTTGAGCCATAGAAGTTTGAGAACGAGTCGGGTAAGTTTTACCCAACACAGTTACTTTTGCACCATTTTCTGCTGCAGCAAGTGCTGCTGAAAGTCCGGCACCACCACCGCCAATAATTAATACATCTATCATAAAGCTATCCCACTCTCAATTTATTCTTTATGTCAATTATAGCAATCTATAAGCACCTAGTCAAAAGTAAGACCAATTATTAGCGTAAAGAGAACGGTACGAGTACTAGGCAGATTTTCGCAGGACTAGCTAAAGCTAATTCAAGAAAATCTAACGAAGTAATCGTACCGTTCTCTTTACGCCCTAAGGGAACCATAAAAAGGCTACATCTGCTACGTTAGAAACTTTTGATGTGTAACTAACACACCTGCAAGTTTCTGCCTTGCATCTGCAGCCTTTTTATGATTCTAATAGTTGGTCTTACTTTTAACTAGATGCTTGTGCTATACTATATAAAAAAATAGGTAAAGAGAGATGATAAAGTTTTTCTATTGTCTTGTTTTAATTGGAATTCTTACAGGTTGTACAGTTGACAATAGTGGTACAGGTGGTTTTGATGTAAAAGAGCCAACTACAGAGAAACGTACAAAATACAGGACTTTCATCAGTGATGAAGAGT
This Hydrogenimonas thermophila DNA region includes the following protein-coding sequences:
- a CDS encoding FAD-dependent oxidoreductase; the encoded protein is MIDVLIIGGGGAGLSAALAAAENGAKVTVLGKTYPTRSQTSMAQGGINAALGNVGEDSVEAHIADTLKSAHTLGDEVMIRKLCEKAPDAINWLDSIGTPFSRLEDGKVAQRKLGGASGKRACYAQDYTGLKILHTLYDAALKADITFLNEYFLLNFIVEENRVLGVTAIEMKSGEVKAIGAKSVIIASGGYCGLYRGFTTNSTAITGDGVAAAIRAGCVLSDMEFIQFHPTALKNSGILIGESARGEGGYLVNSKGERFVDELKPRDVVAKAIWEQIESGEEVFIDIRHLGEAFIEESLPQEHKLAKLYEGIDPVTDLIPIKPVAHYTMGGIDVDHNHQTKVEGLFAAGECANAYVHGANRLGGNSLLETIVFGREAGENAAKFARENSEVKVASSEQFEKDRNFVAAIPQFTNQIDFYEKRDFMGKIFYRNAGIIRNEMGLKGVLAAIRQMQKELPFMGIADKSKEYNTNLLEFIEFGNMVELAEVVLVGAIGRNESRGAHQREDFPNEDNEKFGGVHSLSWKEQGVLCNEFRGMK